AACGGTCAGGATTATAATCTTCATCGGCTTATCCAAAGGAGCAAAAGCTAGAACATAACCAACCAAAACTCAATCTTGAGAGAGCGAGCACGAAAATGGGTCTTCTTCTCTACTCCAATCCTCTCCCTCTCACCACCGTTTCTTcccgttcttcttcttcttcttcgccgTCTCCAACTTCATCACCTACACCTTTCTCTGCAACTagtaagctctctctctctctctctctctccatttatTTAGTATATCAGCTTTTGCATTTTTCAGTTGTGTATTGTTTAATTTACTTCAAATGCTCGCCTATTTTCTCCAAACCACGCAGCTCAATTGGGTGTTCTTGGTTGATTTCTGCTCGTTCAGGTCTTTTGTCAAACACTTGGCGTGCACGCATTCGTAGCTATGCATTCAGCCTTAACTAATCCAATTTTCACCTGCATTTTCGTTTTTTCTAATAATCCAATGCATAAATGTGCTAAATTTTTCCAAAATGGAAACATACAGTGTGATTCGAGGAGCGTTTTTGTAGTTAATTTGCCTGTTTATCTGCTTTCTTGTTTATTTTTCGGCTCGTATTCGTAtgataattttgttttgtgtctCTGGTTTTCAGTTTCATGGATGCACATGAAACCAAATGGTCTGCGTCCGAAATTTTTCAGCGGAGTTCGACTTCGTATGCCCGTTGTGAAAAGGTCAGGTTCAGTAGTTGTTAAGGCCTCCTCTGACATTGATGGAACTGCTGCTGCAAATGACGGTAGTGAGCCCCTTCCAGATAGCAAGGAAGAGGTGGCGGTACCTGTCGACAAGCTTCCCTTGGAGTCAAAGCTGCAAGAGCGCCTAGAGCAGAAGGCGAAGATGCAACTGGCGAAGAAGATAAGGCTCCGTAGGAACCGACTTGTTCGCAAGCGAAAACTGAGAAAGAAAGGCAGATGGCCTCCATCAAAGATGAAGAAGCTAAAGAATGTCTGAGTTTTACCTCAAACTTTCTTGCAGGTTTAGTTCTGACCCTTTTTTGTTTCTGCGGTCTCTCGTCGTTTTGTTATTGCAAGATCAAATGTCTCTTCGTATTGACGTAATTTCTTGGTTTGAATCTTGTTGATGTCAATGAAAATAGTATTGCCCAATATGATCTGAACTAGGAATTTATAGATGGCAGAAATGCATTAGCTTTTTCCGCGTCGAAGGATGTGAGAAATGTGGTTGATTTAGGCAATCCTTTCATCTAAAAAAATGTAGAAATTGTCTCAAGTTCTGCTCCAACATTTACATTAAACCAATAATGCAGGGTAGGCTGCTTGGAACCCCTAGAAATGTAGAAATTGTCTCCTAATGTTTTATGAACTCCCATAATGATCTCTCGAACATGATGAATCCGAAAATATTTTTTGCCACTTAAGCATGTGCAGATTGACATTCTGTCACGGTGGATTTGTAAGTATTCCATGATTGTGTCTCTATGTGTAGGCTCTTCAAACATCGACCCTATAGGTTGGAGTTCTATTCGGAGATTTGTTAAACAAAACTCTTTAAAACTTTTTAGGATCATAACCAAACCACCGTAAAACTGCTGAAGTTATCTGAGATTCTAGATGATAGGGTTCCTTTATTCTAGGGTTTATTCCTGGACGTGCTAATAACCCTCCTACACTTGAGGGacaagtttgtttgttttctgttttgacTTAGTCGATTACCACGATTCTAGGGTTTGTTTATCGTGGGTTGTTATTTCACTTTCTGGTTGATGTAAAGCTATATAATAGCTAGTTGATGTCTTTCAGTTTAATAAGAATTCTCCCGAGTTTATCAGTGCAATATACTTTGTGTTCACAAAAGCTTTACGTTAACCTAGTTCAGTTCCAACATCTGGTATCAGAGCCCTATCACGGGGCCTGACCAAAAATCTGCAAACACAGTTGTGTGCGTAGAGAACAAGAACATGACGTCCGAGAATAGCTTTGTGCAACCTACCATCCCGAGGCTCGATGGGCACTATGATCACTGGAGTATGCTTATGGAAAACTTTCTGCGTTCCAAGGAGTATTGGAATCGGGTGGAAACAGGAATTACTACAGTCGCAGGAGGAGCTGACTCTAGTGATTTGTAGAAGAAGGCATTGGAGGAGCTGAAGTTAAAAGACTTGAAGGCCAAGAACTAACTGTTTCAAGTCATTGATCGTTCAATCCTGGAAACGATCTTGAAGAAAGACACGGCGAAGGACATATGGGATTCCTTAAAGTAGAAGTATCAAGGGACAGTGCGTGTGAAACGTGCTCAGTTGCAGGCACTTCGAAAGGAGTTCGAAGTATTGCATATGAAGACTGGAGAAATTGTCAATGATTACTTTGGAAGAACACTCATTATAGCTAATAAGATGAGGGTGCATGGAGAAAGAATGGAAGATGTAGTGATCATTGAGAAAATTTTAAGGTCTATGACTTCAAAATTTGACTATGTTGTTTGTTCGATCGATGAGTCGAATGACTTGGATACTCTATCCATTGATGAACTTCAGAGCAGTCTTCTTGTGCATGAACAAAGGATGAGTCGGCATGTGGTGGATGAACAAGCTCTCCAAGTAACCACTGGAGtccaacaaggaggaagaagtggTGGTCGTGGCTTCTATcgtggaagaggaagaggaaggggTAGATTTGGGTTCGACAAGTCTATCCTGGAATGCTACAATTGTCACGAGCTAGGGCATTTTCAGTGGGAATGCCCTAAGAAAGCTAAGGACTCTAAGGCTAATTTTGCAGAAACAAAGGAAGAAATGCTGCTAATGGCGCAGGTGGATGTTAAGGAAGCTGAGATGGAGCATGTTTGGTTTCTTGATTCTGGGTGTAGCAACCATATGTGTGGTAGCAATGAAGCATTTATTGAAATAGATGCCAATTTCCGAGAGTCAGTCAAGCTGGGAAACAACTTCAGTCTCAGTGTGCAAGGTAAGGGCAAAGTGCGAATGAATGTGATGGGACCATGCATGTGATTACAAAAGTCTTCTTTGTACCTGAATTAAAGAATAACTTGTTGAGTATCAGTCAACTACAAGAGAGGGGACTTGCAGTGCTAATGCAACATGGCAAGTGTAAGATCTTCCACCCTGAGAAAGGTCTCATACTTGAAACTGATATGACATACAATAGGATGTTTGCCTTGGTTGCTCGCTGCCCAGTAAAGACACAAAGTTGTCTCTCCCTGACAACTATAGATCAAGCAGATCGTTGGCATTGTCAATATGGACATTTAAGTTGGAGCGGACTGAAAGTGCTACAACAAAAGAATATGGTTGAAGGGCTGCCAAAGTTCAAAGCCTCTCAGAAAGTGTGTGAAGGCTGTCTTGTGGGGAAGCAGCATCGTGACTCTTTTCCTAGGGAAAGTGCGTGGAGAGCCTCGAAGATCCTTCAGTTGATACATGCTGACATTTGTGGTCCCATAAACCCAATCTCAAACAGTAAGAAGAGATATCTCAtaacttttattgatgattataGTAGAAGAACTTGGGTTTATTTTCTGGTGGAGAAATCAGAAGCTTTTGCAGTGTTCAAGATGTATAAAGCCAAAGTGGAGAAGGAAACAGGAGCATTCATAAGAAGTTTGAAGACGGATCGAGAAGGTGAGTTCACATCACATGAATTCACAGATTTTTGCAATGAGAATGGCATTCACAGACAGTGTTAGCTGCCTACACGCCTCAACAAAACGGCATTGCTAAGCGAAAGAATCGAACCATTATGAATATGGTTCGATGTATGTTATTAGAGAAGCATATTCCAAAGACTTTCTGGCTAGAAGCAGTGAACTGGGCAGTTCACATGTTGAATCGAAGTCCAACCCTTGGTGTGAAAAGCAAGACACCTGAGGAAGCATGGAGTGGGCGCAAACCATTGGTGGAGCATTTTAAGGTCTTTGGTTGCATCTCTCATGTGCACATACCTGATAGTAAAAGAGTGAAACTTGATGACAAAAGCATCAAATGCATATTGTTGGGGGTAAGTGAAGAATCCAAAGCTTATAGATTGTTTAACCCCATCTCAAACAAAATTATTATAAGTCGAGATGTGGTATTTGAGGAAGATCAACAATGGATTTGGGATGAAAGTCATGAGGAAGCTATCTTAGTTGATCTTGATGAAGAAACAGTTACAGAAGATGaaggaaatgaagaagaagataaagaagAATCTGAAGCTCATGAGTCGGATGGTGATAACTCATTCGAATCAGAAGATGTCACAAATGAAGGCAGTGCACCTCAAGAGGGACGAGCTCGAAGGCCACCAATTTGGATGAGAGACTATGACACTGGTGAAGGTCTCtctgatgaagaaagtatgaaCCTGACTCATCTAGCCTTGTTTACTAACGGCGATCCCACTATTTATTGTGAAGCCATGAAGAGTGAGAAGTGGAAACAAGCAATGGATCGAGAAATAAAAGCAATAGAGAAGAATAATACATGGGAGTTGATTGACCTACCATCAGGAGGAAAAACTATTGGAGTAAAGTGGGTTTTCAAGacaaaattgaatgaaaatgGAGAGGTGGACAAGTACAAGGCTCGGCTTGTTGCCAAGGGGTATAGCCAACAATATGGAGTAGATTTTTCTGAAGTGTTCGCACCAGTGGCACGATTGGATACAATTCGAGTGGTTATTTCCCTTGCTGCACAAAGGAGTTGGAAGATCTACCAACTCGATGTCAAATTAGCTTTCTTGCATTGAGAGATTAATGAAGAAGTCTTTGTTGAACAACCACCTGGATATGAACAGAAGGGAAGCGAAGCCAAGGTATATCGTCTCAAGAAGGCGCTATATGGGCTCAAGCAGGCTCCATGAGCATGGTACAGTCGAATAGAGGCGTATTTTATCAAGGAGGGCTTCAGCAAATGTCCCTTTGAGCACACATTGTTTATCAAGACAACCAATGAAGGTAAAATATTAACTGTATGcctatatgttgatgatcttgTTTTCACTGGGAATGATGGAGTGTTGTTTGAGCAATTTAAGAAATCCATGATGATTAAGTTTGATATGACTGATCTCGGACAAATGAGGTACTTTCTTGGCATCGAAGTAATACAGACATCAAATGGTATTTTTATGAGTCAACGTAAGTATGCACATGAAGTGTTAGAAAGGTTTAACATGGGTCAGTGCAACTCAGTGCATAACCCTGCGGTTCCTGGTTTCAAACTCACTCGTGATGAAGGAGGAGCGAGAGTAGATAGCACATTTTATAAGCAGATGGTTGGAAGTCTTATGTACGTAACAGGTACACGACCTGATCTTATGTACATCGTAAGCCTAATCAGCAGGTACATGGAGTATCCTATTGAGACTCATTTGTTGGCAGCCAAAAGGATTTTAAGGTACATAAAGGGCACTGTTGAGTTTGGGGTATTCTACAAGAAGGGAGGAGATGAAGGGCTTATCGGCTATACGAACAGTGACTATGCTGGTGATCAAGATGACAGAAAGAGCACGTCAGgttatatatttatgatgaattCAGGAGCAGTCTCATGTTCCTCGAATAAGCAACCAGTGGTCACTCTTTCCACCATTGAAGCAGAGTTCATTGCTGCAGCTTTAAGTGCGTGTCAAGTAGTGTGGTTAAGAAGGATTTTGAGTAGTTTGAATTTCAGGCAAACTGGTCCGACAATGGTTTATTGTGATAATGTCTCAACCATTAAGCTTTCAAAGAATCCAGTAATGCATGGTCATAGTAAACATATAGATGTAAGGTTTCATTTCCTTCGAGATCTTGTCAAAGATGAGGTAGTGGAGTTGCTGCAGTGTTCTACGCAGGAGCAAATAGCAGACATAATGACGAAGCCGCTGAAA
This region of Malus domestica chromosome 07, GDT2T_hap1 genomic DNA includes:
- the LOC103438775 gene encoding large ribosomal subunit protein cL37-like, which codes for MGLLLYSNPLPLTTVSSRSSSSSSPSPTSSPTPFSATISWMHMKPNGLRPKFFSGVRLRMPVVKRSGSVVVKASSDIDGTAAANDGSEPLPDSKEEVAVPVDKLPLESKLQERLEQKAKMQLAKKIRLRRNRLVRKRKLRKKGRWPPSKMKKLKNV